A genomic stretch from Ovis canadensis isolate MfBH-ARS-UI-01 breed Bighorn chromosome 5, ARS-UI_OviCan_v2, whole genome shotgun sequence includes:
- the EIF4EBP3 gene encoding eukaryotic translation initiation factor 4E-binding protein 3, whose product MPSSTSCPIHGGREGLPNCYGSTPGGRGTLYATTPTGTRIIYDRKFLLECKNSPTAQRPPCCLPQTPGITAPPTAPPPKLEELTEQKETEEEIPDDAQFEMDI is encoded by the exons ATGCCCTCATCCACCAGCTGCCCAATCcatgggggcagggaagggctgCCCAACTGCTACGGCAGCACGCCAGGGGGCAGGGGCACGCTATACGCCACtacccc GACAGGCACCAGGATCATCTACGACCGAAAGTTCCTGCTGGAGTGCAAGAACTCGCCCACTGCCCAGAGGCCTCCCTGCTGCCTCCCCCAGACTCCCGGGATCACAGCGCCTCCAACAGCCCCACCCCCCAAGCTAGAGGAGCTGACGGAGcagaaggagacagaggaagagataccCG ATGATGCACAGTTTGAAATGGACATCTAA